A portion of the Actomonas aquatica genome contains these proteins:
- a CDS encoding PIN domain-containing protein has translation MSEALYIDTSCWLKLLFPEPESAAVAALMGAESLVVVSSLVRVEAEQQIASRRAGGLLTAAKHKKVQRAMNDLLGMEPFQARELGGVLWPLALEQIARAKEPCRTLDRLHLAAMAELGVTRILTHDRRQEAAAREMGYAVVVPRV, from the coding sequence ATGAGTGAGGCCCTTTACATCGATACCAGTTGTTGGCTGAAGCTGTTGTTTCCGGAACCGGAGTCGGCGGCGGTGGCCGCTTTGATGGGCGCGGAGTCGCTGGTGGTGGTTTCCAGTTTGGTCCGGGTGGAGGCGGAGCAACAGATCGCTTCGCGGAGGGCGGGAGGGTTGTTGACCGCCGCGAAGCATAAGAAGGTGCAGCGAGCGATGAACGACTTATTGGGGATGGAGCCGTTTCAAGCGCGTGAGTTGGGCGGGGTGTTGTGGCCCCTTGCGTTGGAGCAAATCGCGCGAGCCAAGGAGCCCTGCCGCACGCTCGATCGCCTGCACTTGGCGGCGATGGCGGAGCTGGGGGTGACGCGCATCCTCACGCACGACCGCCGGCAGGAGGCGGCGGCACGTGAGATGGGATATGCGGTGGTGGTGCCGCGGGTTTAA
- a CDS encoding type II toxin-antitoxin system Phd/YefM family antitoxin, with protein MKTVSIRDLRQKWPAIERGLKGSEGLLVTRDSKPVARLLPLEDPAAAARPRFEAKAHAQWLKKTWGAGAESRAWVDAALAADRGDE; from the coding sequence ATGAAGACGGTTTCGATTCGCGATCTGCGGCAGAAGTGGCCGGCCATTGAGCGTGGTTTGAAAGGTTCGGAGGGGTTGCTGGTGACGCGCGACTCGAAGCCGGTGGCGCGATTGTTGCCGCTGGAGGATCCGGCGGCGGCGGCCCGGCCTCGGTTCGAGGCGAAGGCACATGCGCAGTGGTTGAAAAAGACGTGGGGCGCCGGGGCGGAGAGTCGTGCGTGGGTCGACGCGGCGCTGGCGGCGGATCGTGGCGATGAGTGA
- a CDS encoding glycoside hydrolase family 5 protein: MFPRLRLPDLPALLLLTSLAAPTSPAIAADPTAPNVAHHGRLQVDGNRIVGASTGEPVSLAGLSLFWSQWEGEFYNPETVAWLKQDWHVTVIRSALGIAHDGYLENPAPELAKIKTVIDAALAQDLYVIIDWHDHKAEEHTAAAVAFFTDMARTYGDHPNIIYEIYNEPLRVSWSKVVKPYAEEVIAAIRAHDPDNLIIVGTPYWSQRVDEATADPIDDPNLAYTLHFYAGTHKAELRKRAQTALDRGFALFVSEWGTVDANGDGEVDRKSVAAWMAFIRTHQLSHLNWSVANKDEGSAILRPEVDTLSGWTEADLTPSGQFIRYLVRGW, encoded by the coding sequence ATGTTTCCCCGCCTCCGCCTCCCCGACCTCCCGGCGCTGCTGCTACTGACGTCGCTCGCCGCGCCCACCTCCCCCGCCATCGCCGCCGACCCCACCGCTCCCAACGTCGCCCACCACGGCCGCCTCCAAGTCGACGGCAACCGCATCGTGGGCGCCTCCACCGGCGAACCCGTCAGCCTCGCCGGCCTGAGCCTGTTCTGGAGCCAGTGGGAGGGTGAGTTCTACAATCCCGAGACCGTCGCCTGGCTCAAACAAGACTGGCACGTCACCGTCATCCGCTCCGCCCTCGGCATCGCCCACGACGGTTACCTCGAAAACCCCGCCCCCGAGCTCGCCAAGATCAAGACCGTCATCGATGCCGCCCTCGCCCAGGACCTCTACGTCATCATCGACTGGCACGACCACAAAGCCGAGGAACACACCGCCGCCGCCGTCGCCTTTTTCACCGACATGGCCCGCACCTACGGCGACCACCCCAACATCATCTACGAGATCTACAACGAGCCCCTGCGCGTCTCCTGGTCCAAAGTCGTCAAACCCTACGCCGAGGAGGTCATCGCCGCCATCCGCGCCCACGACCCCGACAACCTCATCATCGTCGGCACCCCCTACTGGTCGCAACGCGTCGACGAAGCCACCGCCGACCCCATCGACGACCCCAACCTCGCCTACACCCTCCACTTCTACGCCGGCACCCACAAAGCGGAGCTGCGCAAACGCGCCCAGACCGCCCTCGACCGCGGCTTCGCCCTCTTCGTCTCCGAATGGGGCACCGTCGACGCCAACGGCGACGGCGAGGTCGACCGCAAATCCGTCGCCGCCTGGATGGCCTTCATCCGCACCCACCAGCTCAGCCACCTCAACTGGTCCGTCGCCAACAAGGACGAAGGCTCCGCCATCCTCCGCCCCGAAGTCGACACCCTCAGCGGCTGGACCGAAGCCGACCTCACCCCCTCCGGCCAATTCATCCGCTACCTCGTCCGCGGCTGGTAG
- a CDS encoding putative quinol monooxygenase, with protein sequence MTSDTCVTIVPYFKIKPGQADAFRAHCQKFVARTETEPKALFYGFSFDGDNAHCREGYVDAEGLLHHLEHVQDLIAESGNYADTVRLELHGPAPELAKLREPLKDMPAQWFTLEYGFRK encoded by the coding sequence ATGACCTCCGACACCTGCGTCACCATCGTGCCCTACTTCAAAATCAAGCCCGGCCAGGCCGACGCCTTCCGCGCCCACTGCCAGAAGTTTGTCGCCCGCACCGAAACCGAACCCAAGGCGCTCTTCTACGGTTTTAGTTTCGACGGTGACAACGCGCACTGCCGCGAAGGTTACGTCGACGCCGAAGGCCTGCTCCACCACCTCGAGCACGTGCAGGACCTCATCGCCGAATCCGGCAACTACGCCGACACCGTGCGCCTCGAACTCCACGGCCCCGCCCCCGAACTCGCCAAACTTCGCGAGCCCCTCAAAGACATGCCCGCCCAGTGGTTCACCCTTGAATACGGCTTCCGCAAATAG
- a CDS encoding HD domain-containing protein, producing MPLPDRAAAQSLLERHVQDDYQRHHALMVATALEGYAQHFGEDPELWYLTGLLHDLDYELHPDAHPGPSLAWFAEWDYPEELIHAVEAHAYGYNGYSTEPRTRLAAALLACDELCGIFYAYRKLNPVPYGEMKPKSLRKKFKEPSFAAKVDRTVIERGCEALGIPVPDHIAHTVTFLAPLG from the coding sequence ATGCCGCTCCCCGACCGCGCCGCCGCCCAGTCCCTCCTCGAACGCCACGTGCAGGACGACTACCAGCGCCACCACGCGCTCATGGTCGCAACGGCCCTGGAGGGTTACGCCCAGCACTTCGGCGAGGATCCCGAGCTCTGGTATCTCACCGGCCTCCTGCACGACCTCGACTACGAGCTGCACCCCGACGCCCACCCCGGCCCCTCCCTCGCCTGGTTCGCCGAGTGGGATTACCCGGAAGAATTGATTCACGCCGTCGAAGCCCACGCGTATGGATATAACGGATACAGCACCGAGCCGCGCACCCGCCTCGCCGCCGCGTTGCTCGCCTGCGACGAACTCTGCGGCATCTTCTACGCTTACCGGAAACTGAACCCGGTGCCCTACGGCGAAATGAAGCCCAAGTCCCTGCGCAAAAAGTTCAAAGAGCCCAGCTTCGCCGCCAAAGTCGACCGCACCGTCATCGAACGCGGCTGTGAGGCCCTGGGCATCCCCGTCCCCGACCACATCGCCCACACCGTCACCTTCCTCGCCCCCCTGGGTTGA
- a CDS encoding RtcB family protein, with product MNMEIKARDLIAEGWHEGKRLGAALRRARELESGGVERAALLAQLEQEFPKQLIVALPRHEPAPLAEAIEADTDEEIANVAVVRRKMLELLRMPVVQRGAVMPDACPTGGGPATIPVGGAVAVENAIIPGAHSADICCSMMASFFPANHPVGEMMDHLQKVTHFGPGGRPRGNQWSSAVLEEPVWDNPFLGGLRSRAQDFLGTQGDGNHFAYIGRIDFTETQRVALEAAGYDDLAKWIERRDGAFNVLVTHHGSRGLGADVYKRGLKAAERWCRENAKDIPTAAQWLPYDSPEGASYWEALQYVGRWTRENHALIHDALLRRLGQRALVQLGNEHNFVWKRGDMFLHGKGATPAWKDAEGRPLLGLIPLNMAREILLVLGADNDDYLSFCPHGAGRNRSRTATLAPFKNEDGELDPARVKASLDETTAGLDVRWFCGDPDLSESPLGYKDATKVKAQIDRFGLATVVGEIQPRGCIMAGEAGEQPWQRARRLKRARHKAERQDAAQELGES from the coding sequence ATGAACATGGAGATCAAAGCCCGCGACTTGATCGCGGAGGGTTGGCACGAAGGAAAACGCCTGGGGGCGGCGCTGCGCCGTGCACGTGAACTTGAGTCTGGCGGCGTGGAGCGCGCGGCCCTGCTGGCGCAGTTGGAACAGGAGTTCCCGAAGCAGTTGATCGTAGCTTTGCCGCGCCATGAACCGGCGCCGCTGGCGGAGGCGATCGAAGCCGATACGGACGAAGAGATCGCCAACGTTGCCGTCGTGCGGCGCAAGATGCTCGAGTTGCTGCGCATGCCGGTGGTGCAGCGTGGCGCGGTCATGCCTGATGCCTGTCCGACGGGTGGCGGGCCGGCCACGATTCCGGTGGGCGGAGCGGTGGCGGTGGAGAATGCCATCATCCCGGGCGCGCATTCGGCGGACATCTGCTGCTCGATGATGGCCTCGTTTTTCCCGGCCAATCACCCGGTGGGTGAGATGATGGATCACCTGCAAAAGGTGACCCACTTCGGCCCGGGCGGACGTCCGCGGGGCAATCAGTGGAGCTCGGCCGTGCTGGAAGAGCCGGTCTGGGACAACCCGTTCCTCGGCGGCCTGCGCAGCCGGGCCCAGGATTTCCTGGGGACGCAGGGCGACGGCAATCACTTCGCTTACATCGGCCGTATCGACTTTACGGAGACGCAGCGCGTCGCGTTGGAGGCGGCCGGATACGACGACCTCGCCAAGTGGATCGAGCGTCGCGACGGCGCGTTCAACGTGCTGGTGACGCATCACGGTTCGCGCGGCCTGGGAGCCGATGTTTACAAGCGGGGCCTGAAGGCGGCCGAGCGGTGGTGCCGTGAGAACGCCAAGGATATTCCGACGGCGGCGCAGTGGCTGCCTTATGATTCGCCGGAAGGCGCGAGCTACTGGGAGGCGTTGCAATACGTCGGCCGGTGGACGCGCGAGAACCATGCCTTGATTCACGACGCGCTGCTGCGCCGGTTGGGTCAGAGGGCGCTGGTGCAGCTCGGCAATGAGCACAACTTCGTGTGGAAGCGCGGGGACATGTTCCTGCATGGCAAGGGCGCGACGCCGGCATGGAAAGACGCCGAGGGCCGGCCGCTGCTGGGACTGATCCCGCTCAACATGGCGCGCGAAATCCTGCTGGTGCTCGGCGCCGACAACGATGACTACCTGTCGTTCTGCCCGCACGGGGCGGGGCGCAACCGCTCGCGCACGGCGACGCTGGCTCCGTTTAAGAATGAGGACGGTGAGCTCGATCCGGCGCGGGTGAAGGCTTCGTTGGACGAAACCACGGCGGGGCTGGACGTGCGTTGGTTCTGCGGTGACCCAGACCTGTCGGAGTCGCCCTTGGGCTACAAAGACGCGACCAAAGTGAAGGCGCAGATCGATCGGTTTGGGCTGGCGACGGTGGTCGGCGAGATCCAACCGCGCGGCTGCATCATGGCTGGTGAAGCCGGCGAGCAACCGTGGCAGCGGGCGCGTCGTTTAAAGCGCGCCCGCCACAAGGCCGAGCGTCAGGATGCGGCTCAGGAACTAGGCGAGTCATGA
- a CDS encoding glycoside hydrolase family 3 N-terminal domain-containing protein, translating to MHPFQDPAVPTSERVEDLLSRLTLEEKVNQLLHENRAVERLDVPEYNWWNEACHGIGRNGRATIFPQPIALGATFNRDLVRHVAAVISDEAQAKHHAALRAGRRGQYQGLTFWTPNINIFRDPRWGRGMETYGEDPYLMGELGTATVEGLQGNPADNNDYLKAAACAKHYAVHSGPEQDRHHFDARPSRKDLRETYLPAFKKLVEASVETVMGAYNRVDGEPACGSSQLLVDILRDEWGFQGHVVSDCWAIRDFHEHHQVTKTASESAALALKQGCDLNCGCTYNDLLAAVAEGLITEAHIDVSVRRLLSTKFRLGLLDPVGSTPWAGTPIDIVDSPQHRDLSRRAAIDSMVLLKNDNQLLPLRDNPDGLMVCGPLAGGIGSVLGNYYGVSGRLVTLAEGIIGRVAEGVRVEYRHGCPLQGDKAPGVNYTFDTAKACEVVIAVLGIDHTLEGEEGDAVASASGGDRAYIELPPAQLDFIKELRASAPKLVVVLVGGGALAIPEVHELADAVLQIWYPGCEGGTALANVLFGDAAPGGKLPITVPRATADLPPFADYAMAGRTYRFATTEPLYPFGFGLSYSSLNYGKLSLTPAADGTVTATTTVTNTGNRDVAEAVQCYIQPPRSWPDAPLATLVDFRKIELPAGASREVTFHLPPSAFRQVDATGQHVDVPGNYGIVISSASPGDRAQTLGAPQPATSTLTR from the coding sequence ATGCACCCCTTCCAAGACCCCGCCGTCCCCACCTCCGAGCGCGTCGAGGACCTCCTCTCCCGCCTCACTCTCGAGGAAAAGGTCAACCAGCTCCTCCACGAAAACCGCGCCGTCGAGCGCCTCGATGTCCCGGAATACAATTGGTGGAACGAGGCCTGCCACGGCATCGGCCGCAACGGTCGCGCCACCATCTTCCCCCAACCCATCGCCCTCGGCGCCACCTTCAACCGCGACCTCGTCCGCCACGTGGCTGCCGTCATCTCCGACGAAGCCCAGGCCAAACACCACGCCGCCCTCCGCGCCGGCCGCCGCGGCCAATACCAGGGCCTCACCTTCTGGACGCCCAACATCAATATCTTCCGCGATCCGCGCTGGGGCCGCGGCATGGAAACCTACGGCGAAGACCCCTACCTCATGGGCGAACTCGGCACCGCCACCGTCGAGGGCCTCCAGGGCAACCCCGCCGACAACAACGACTACCTCAAAGCCGCCGCCTGCGCCAAACACTACGCCGTCCACAGCGGCCCCGAGCAGGACCGCCATCACTTCGACGCCCGCCCTTCCCGCAAGGACCTGCGCGAGACCTACCTGCCCGCCTTTAAAAAACTCGTCGAAGCCTCCGTCGAAACCGTCATGGGCGCCTACAACCGCGTCGACGGCGAACCCGCCTGCGGCTCCTCCCAACTGCTCGTCGACATCCTTCGCGACGAGTGGGGCTTCCAAGGCCACGTCGTTTCCGACTGCTGGGCCATCCGCGATTTTCACGAGCACCACCAAGTCACCAAAACCGCCTCCGAGTCCGCCGCTCTCGCCCTCAAACAGGGCTGCGACCTCAACTGCGGCTGCACCTACAACGACCTGCTCGCCGCCGTCGCCGAAGGTCTCATCACCGAGGCACACATCGATGTCTCCGTGCGCCGCCTCCTCTCCACCAAGTTCCGCCTCGGCCTGCTCGATCCCGTCGGTTCCACCCCGTGGGCCGGCACACCCATCGACATCGTCGACAGCCCGCAACACCGCGACCTCTCCCGTCGCGCTGCCATCGACTCGATGGTGCTGCTCAAGAACGATAACCAACTCCTCCCGCTGCGCGACAACCCCGACGGTCTCATGGTCTGCGGTCCCCTCGCCGGCGGCATCGGCTCCGTCCTGGGCAACTACTACGGCGTGAGCGGCCGCCTCGTCACCCTCGCCGAAGGCATCATCGGTCGCGTCGCCGAAGGCGTGCGCGTCGAATACCGTCACGGCTGCCCGCTCCAGGGCGACAAGGCCCCCGGCGTGAACTACACCTTCGACACCGCCAAGGCCTGCGAAGTCGTCATCGCCGTGCTCGGCATCGACCACACCCTCGAAGGCGAGGAAGGCGACGCCGTCGCCTCAGCTTCCGGCGGTGACCGCGCCTACATCGAACTGCCGCCGGCCCAACTCGACTTCATCAAAGAGCTCCGCGCCTCCGCGCCCAAACTCGTCGTCGTGCTCGTTGGTGGCGGTGCGCTCGCCATCCCCGAGGTGCACGAACTGGCCGACGCCGTTCTCCAAATCTGGTATCCCGGCTGCGAAGGTGGCACCGCCCTCGCCAACGTGCTCTTCGGCGACGCCGCCCCCGGCGGCAAACTCCCCATCACCGTGCCCCGCGCCACCGCCGACCTGCCGCCCTTCGCCGACTACGCCATGGCCGGCCGCACCTACCGTTTCGCCACCACCGAACCGCTCTACCCTTTCGGCTTCGGCCTCTCGTATTCATCGCTCAACTACGGCAAACTCTCCCTCACCCCGGCCGCCGACGGCACCGTCACCGCCACCACCACCGTGACCAACACCGGCAACCGCGACGTCGCCGAAGCCGTGCAGTGTTATATCCAACCGCCCCGCAGCTGGCCCGACGCCCCCCTCGCCACCTTGGTTGATTTCCGCAAGATCGAGCTCCCCGCCGGCGCCTCCCGCGAGGTCACCTTCCACCTGCCGCCCTCCGCCTTCCGCCAAGTCGACGCCACCGGCCAGCACGTGGACGTCCCCGGCAACTACGGCATCGTCATCAGCTCCGCCAGCCCCGGCGACCGCGCCCAAACCCTCGGCGCCCCCCAACCCGCCACCAGCACCCTCACCCGCTGA
- a CDS encoding glycosyl hydrolase 115 family protein, whose protein sequence is MRKLLPVLAALGALCLASVASALNHDNIVSPSAGEATFPLVAKGKAATLIVDADDFKGVHHAVDNFRADIERVTGLAPRISDNPLAGGWRVVIGTLGQSKMITHLIESKQLDASAIQGLWEGYMITRVGNDLVVVGSDMRGTIYGIYELSEQIGVSPWYWWADVPVKTSAELHVAATPGITDEGPGVQYRGIFINDEAPALTGWVYEKFGDFDHTFYTHVFELLLRLRANYIWPAMWQPRAFSADDPLNPQLAHEYGIVVGTTHHEPMMRYHDEWGREDRGPWDYTKNEAALQEFWRGGVARAKPYESIYSLGMRGDGDHAMSAETNTALLERIVADQRSILEGVLERPANQVPQLWALYKEVQDYYEAGMRVPDDVILLWCDDNWGNIRRLPTPDEMGRSGGAGVYYHFDYVGGPRNYKWLNVQPISKVWEQMHLAWQHQANRIWIVNVGDLKPMEFPIEFFLTMAWDPAGMTYEAMRDYTTKWATREFGAEHAAAITTLVDGYTKLNRHRTPEMMSPDIYSLTNYDEAERILTQWRDLVALAEEVNAALPESARAAFFQLVLYPVKASATVREVHIAAAKNKLYAEQGRALAANAAAAHAHAMFEQDAALAAEYHSLLDGKWNHMMAETNFGYTYWQTPPIEVMPAVAQTRPQSGAQPALAWDGSPFATGRWGVPPPTTSALDIYRANTSWVEVFNRGDTTFNFTVKPADTWLQVTPASGAVEAMQRLTVDVDWTQVPVDTTTTSFVVETDAGRNFTVTVPIVNPAELRPGEFDGHIETNGHIAIEAPHYSRAVGNGPIYWQVLEDYGRTLGAVAAYPVRAAHSTPGGEGARLEYDIFARSTGELNLELHFAPSLDYQSGDGLQFAVSIDDGEPQLLNLDTWKTLQTWEKAVGEGVTKVTTTVTINDPGVHTIKFWRVTPGVVLQRLILGNEASFRNKGQGVLPSYLGPPESPRGATE, encoded by the coding sequence ATGCGCAAGCTCCTCCCTGTTCTCGCCGCCTTGGGCGCGCTGTGCCTCGCTTCCGTGGCCTCCGCGCTCAATCACGACAACATCGTTTCGCCCTCTGCCGGCGAAGCCACCTTCCCCCTCGTCGCCAAGGGCAAGGCCGCCACGCTCATCGTCGACGCCGATGACTTCAAGGGCGTGCACCACGCGGTCGACAACTTCCGCGCCGACATCGAACGCGTCACCGGCCTCGCTCCGCGCATCTCCGACAATCCGCTCGCCGGTGGCTGGCGCGTCGTTATCGGCACCCTCGGCCAGAGCAAGATGATCACCCACCTCATCGAGTCCAAACAGCTCGACGCTTCCGCCATCCAAGGCCTCTGGGAGGGCTACATGATCACGCGCGTGGGCAACGACCTCGTCGTCGTCGGCTCCGACATGCGCGGCACCATCTACGGCATCTACGAACTCTCCGAGCAGATCGGCGTCTCCCCCTGGTATTGGTGGGCGGATGTCCCGGTCAAAACCTCCGCGGAACTTCACGTCGCCGCCACCCCCGGCATCACCGACGAAGGCCCCGGCGTCCAATACCGCGGCATCTTCATCAACGACGAGGCCCCGGCCCTCACCGGCTGGGTCTACGAAAAATTCGGCGACTTCGATCACACGTTCTACACCCACGTTTTCGAACTGCTCCTCCGCCTCCGCGCCAACTACATCTGGCCCGCCATGTGGCAGCCCCGCGCCTTCTCGGCCGACGATCCCCTCAATCCGCAACTCGCCCACGAATACGGCATCGTCGTCGGCACCACTCACCACGAGCCCATGATGCGCTACCACGACGAGTGGGGCCGCGAGGACCGGGGTCCGTGGGACTACACCAAGAACGAGGCCGCCCTGCAGGAATTCTGGCGCGGCGGCGTCGCCCGCGCCAAACCCTACGAGTCCATCTACTCCCTCGGCATGCGCGGCGACGGCGACCACGCCATGAGCGCCGAGACCAACACCGCCCTGCTTGAACGCATCGTCGCCGATCAGCGCTCCATCCTCGAGGGGGTGCTCGAACGCCCCGCCAACCAGGTCCCGCAACTCTGGGCCCTCTACAAGGAGGTGCAGGATTATTACGAGGCCGGCATGCGCGTGCCCGACGACGTCATCCTGCTCTGGTGTGACGACAACTGGGGCAACATTCGCCGCCTGCCCACGCCCGACGAGATGGGCCGCAGCGGCGGCGCCGGCGTGTATTACCATTTCGACTACGTCGGCGGTCCCCGCAACTACAAGTGGCTCAACGTCCAGCCCATCTCCAAGGTCTGGGAACAGATGCACCTCGCCTGGCAGCACCAAGCCAACCGCATCTGGATCGTCAACGTCGGCGACCTCAAGCCGATGGAGTTCCCCATCGAGTTCTTCCTCACCATGGCCTGGGACCCGGCCGGCATGACCTACGAGGCCATGCGCGACTACACCACCAAGTGGGCCACCCGCGAGTTCGGCGCCGAGCACGCCGCCGCCATCACCACCCTCGTCGACGGCTACACCAAGCTCAACCGCCACCGCACGCCCGAGATGATGTCGCCCGACATCTACAGCCTCACGAACTACGACGAAGCCGAGCGCATCCTCACCCAGTGGCGCGACCTCGTCGCCCTCGCCGAAGAGGTCAACGCCGCCCTCCCCGAGTCCGCCCGCGCCGCCTTCTTCCAGCTCGTGCTCTACCCGGTCAAGGCCAGCGCCACCGTGCGCGAGGTCCACATCGCCGCCGCCAAAAACAAGCTCTACGCCGAGCAGGGCCGCGCCCTTGCCGCCAACGCCGCCGCCGCCCACGCCCATGCCATGTTTGAGCAGGACGCCGCCCTCGCCGCGGAATACCACAGCCTGCTCGACGGCAAATGGAACCACATGATGGCCGAGACCAACTTCGGCTACACCTACTGGCAGACCCCGCCCATCGAAGTCATGCCCGCCGTCGCCCAAACCCGTCCGCAGTCCGGCGCCCAACCCGCCCTCGCCTGGGACGGTTCACCCTTCGCCACCGGCCGCTGGGGCGTGCCGCCGCCCACCACCTCGGCCCTCGATATCTACCGCGCCAACACCTCCTGGGTGGAGGTCTTCAACCGCGGCGACACGACCTTCAACTTCACCGTGAAACCGGCCGACACCTGGCTGCAGGTCACCCCGGCCAGCGGCGCCGTCGAAGCCATGCAACGCCTCACCGTCGACGTCGATTGGACGCAGGTCCCGGTCGACACCACGACGACCTCCTTCGTCGTCGAGACCGACGCCGGGCGCAACTTCACCGTCACCGTGCCCATCGTGAATCCGGCCGAGCTGCGTCCCGGTGAGTTCGACGGTCACATCGAGACCAACGGCCACATCGCCATCGAAGCCCCGCACTACAGCCGCGCCGTCGGCAACGGTCCGATCTATTGGCAGGTCCTCGAAGACTACGGCCGCACCCTCGGTGCCGTAGCCGCCTACCCGGTGCGCGCCGCCCACTCCACCCCCGGCGGCGAAGGTGCCCGCCTCGAATACGACATCTTTGCCCGCAGCACCGGTGAGTTGAACCTCGAGCTGCACTTCGCCCCGTCCCTCGACTACCAGAGCGGCGACGGCCTGCAGTTCGCCGTGTCGATCGACGACGGTGAACCGCAGCTGCTCAACCTCGACACCTGGAAGACCCTGCAGACCTGGGAAAAAGCCGTCGGCGAAGGCGTCACCAAAGTCACCACCACCGTGACGATCAACGACCCCGGCGTGCACACCATCAAGTTCTGGCGCGTCACTCCGGGCGTGGTGCTGCAACGCCTCATCCTCGGCAACGAAGCCAGCTTCCGCAACAAGGGCCAAGGCGTGCTCCCCAGCTACCTCGGCCCCCCCGAAAGCCCCCGCGGCGCGACGGAGTAA